The Natator depressus isolate rNatDep1 chromosome 8, rNatDep2.hap1, whole genome shotgun sequence genome window below encodes:
- the ALG14 gene encoding UDP-N-acetylglucosamine transferase subunit ALG14 isoform X1, with translation MDALPAVLGAAALLLLLLTARLFLSRRNSSPRTAPLSLLVVAGSGGHTTEILRLLSSLSQSYSPRHYIFADSDKMSEDKIRTFEQKRAETFSNSQFTLNRIPRCREVRQSWSSSVLTTLYSILYSFPLTFRLKPDLILCNGPGTCVPVCISALLLEILALKKVIIVYVESICRVETLSLSGKILYYFSDYFIVQWPALKTKYPKSIYLGRIV, from the exons ATGGATGCCCTCCCGGCCGTGCTGGGCGCcgctgccctgctgctgctgctgctcactgcGCGGCTTTTCCTATCGAGGCGGAACAGCAGCCCGCGGACAGCTCCCCTCAGCCTCCTGGTGGTGGCCGGCTCCG GAGGACACACAACAGAAATCCTGAGGTTACTCAGCAGTTTGTCCCAGTCATACTCTCCTAGACATTACATTTTTGCAGATTCAGATAAGATGAGTGAAGATAAAATACGTACTTTTGAACAAAAAAGAGCTGAAACTTTCTCCAATTCCCAG TTTACCCTTAATCGTATTCCCAGATGTCGGGAGGTGCGCCAGTCTTGGAGCTCTTCAGTACTGACAACACTGTACTCCATACTTTACTCCTTTCCTTTGACTTTCAGACTAAAGCCAGATTTG ATATTGTGCAATGGACCAGGAACATGTGTTCCTGTCTGTATATCTGCCCTTCTTCTTGAGATACTGGCGCTAAAGAAAGTTATCATTGTATATGTAGAGAGCATCTGCCGAGTGGAAACTTTATCCCTGTCTGGAAAAATTCTTTACTACTTTTCGGATTACTTCATTGTTCAGTGGCCTGCTCTGAAGACAAAATATCCCAAGTCTATATATCTTGGTCGAATAGTGTGA
- the ALG14 gene encoding UDP-N-acetylglucosamine transferase subunit ALG14 isoform X2, translating to MPREAWVMLRQPGGHTTEILRLLSSLSQSYSPRHYIFADSDKMSEDKIRTFEQKRAETFSNSQFTLNRIPRCREVRQSWSSSVLTTLYSILYSFPLTFRLKPDLILCNGPGTCVPVCISALLLEILALKKVIIVYVESICRVETLSLSGKILYYFSDYFIVQWPALKTKYPKSIYLGRIV from the exons ATGCCCCGGGAGGCATGGGTCATGCTTCGGCAACCAG GAGGACACACAACAGAAATCCTGAGGTTACTCAGCAGTTTGTCCCAGTCATACTCTCCTAGACATTACATTTTTGCAGATTCAGATAAGATGAGTGAAGATAAAATACGTACTTTTGAACAAAAAAGAGCTGAAACTTTCTCCAATTCCCAG TTTACCCTTAATCGTATTCCCAGATGTCGGGAGGTGCGCCAGTCTTGGAGCTCTTCAGTACTGACAACACTGTACTCCATACTTTACTCCTTTCCTTTGACTTTCAGACTAAAGCCAGATTTG ATATTGTGCAATGGACCAGGAACATGTGTTCCTGTCTGTATATCTGCCCTTCTTCTTGAGATACTGGCGCTAAAGAAAGTTATCATTGTATATGTAGAGAGCATCTGCCGAGTGGAAACTTTATCCCTGTCTGGAAAAATTCTTTACTACTTTTCGGATTACTTCATTGTTCAGTGGCCTGCTCTGAAGACAAAATATCCCAAGTCTATATATCTTGGTCGAATAGTGTGA